A single genomic interval of Thermodesulfobacteriota bacterium harbors:
- a CDS encoding RHS repeat domain-containing protein, translating to MSTRLIEYKRLMTAVIFILGIGISAYAQEIVNYSYDDMNRLERAVYADGSVVDYTYDLMGNRFTKNIAVNGSPANNTPNMPAQPSPADAVTNVDPLSVSISWNGSDPDVGDELLPHLTLYCMPGHDPLKCKSNHLIF from the coding sequence ATGTCCACCAGGCTGATTGAATATAAAAGGTTGATGACTGCAGTCATTTTTATTTTAGGTATCGGCATCAGCGCCTATGCTCAGGAGATTGTTAATTATTCCTATGATGATATGAACCGTTTGGAAAGAGCCGTTTATGCAGATGGTTCCGTGGTTGATTATACCTATGATTTAATGGGAAATCGCTTCACTAAAAACATTGCGGTAAACGGCTCCCCTGCCAACAATACACCCAACATGCCCGCGCAGCCGTCACCGGCCGATGCAGTAACGAACGTCGATCCGTTAAGTGTGTCAATCTCATGGAACGGCAGTGACCCGGATGTCGGGGATGAGCTGTTACCTCATCTGACCCTGTATTGTATGCCAGGACACGATCCACTGAAGTGCAAATCGAACCACTTGATATTTTAA